A genomic window from Candidatus Kouleothrix ribensis includes:
- a CDS encoding DUF2142 domain-containing protein yields the protein MSRLHSAARYAPVLLAALALLHGMLYALLVPAWQVPDEPSQFEYTALIARLGRVPSQADRDPALDQALTESLLRGHFFEYLLGRTPSPAPRNLAEARALFFMPSQIGGDPPLFYALAALPLRALNGQPIERQLLALRALNVLLTTAAVLCGYAAARELLPESRGYALAAGLLLALQPMAQFVGAGMSNDALANLAGAALCWACIRALRRGPGWRLVLATVALLGLGLATKRTLLPWLLLLAPLGLGLALRRAMRLAWRWRVALAALLLAMLAGAGLVLAGGRDPLAADGWYDPRAGVEAPRVLAAPATAAPALVVGPGRSAIQVLLPPAAEWAQNYDLRFDARVWSGGAPARGRMLIDFGWAQAELPFEATAQARALSVRTFVPLYCPYVIVGLYADAGTLYADQLRAESGRRPGVMLIDNGDLATPSVGNGAPYARLASFLRLRELGWAWRSGRLREPPPLGGLLLGRIFFNSFWGHFGWMTVSLVGGTPWEPALWLVCAAGLLGVLARLVAGREPAWRRHALLLLLAALAIGLLLPLANAYTQTRDQAVQQGRYLFPLLVPAALLLTLGWRVCLPARWRPAGLLLWAGGWAALAYAALALIGQAYY from the coding sequence GTGAGCCGCCTGCACAGCGCGGCCCGCTACGCGCCGGTGCTGCTGGCCGCGCTGGCGCTGCTGCATGGGATGCTGTATGCGCTGCTGGTGCCGGCCTGGCAGGTGCCCGACGAACCCAGCCAGTTCGAGTATACTGCGCTGATCGCCCGGCTCGGCCGCGTGCCGTCTCAGGCCGATCGCGACCCGGCGCTCGACCAGGCGCTGACCGAGTCGCTGCTGCGCGGGCATTTTTTCGAGTATTTGCTGGGCCGCACGCCTAGCCCGGCGCCGCGCAACCTGGCCGAGGCGCGCGCGCTGTTCTTCATGCCCAGCCAGATCGGCGGCGACCCGCCACTGTTCTACGCGCTGGCAGCGCTGCCACTGCGCGCGCTGAATGGGCAGCCGATCGAGCGCCAGCTGCTGGCGCTGCGCGCGCTCAATGTGCTGCTGACCACGGCCGCCGTGCTGTGCGGCTACGCGGCGGCGCGCGAGCTGCTGCCCGAAAGCCGCGGCTATGCCCTGGCAGCCGGCCTGCTGCTGGCGCTCCAGCCGATGGCCCAGTTTGTTGGCGCGGGCATGAGCAACGATGCGCTGGCGAACCTGGCCGGCGCGGCGCTGTGCTGGGCCTGTATTCGCGCGCTGCGGCGCGGGCCGGGCTGGCGGCTCGTGCTGGCGACCGTGGCGCTGCTGGGGCTGGGGCTGGCCACCAAGCGCACGCTGCTGCCCTGGCTGCTGCTGCTTGCGCCGCTGGGGCTGGGCCTGGCGCTCAGGCGCGCCATGCGGCTGGCCTGGCGCTGGCGTGTGGCGCTGGCGGCGCTGCTGCTGGCCATGCTGGCCGGCGCCGGCCTGGTGTTGGCCGGCGGGCGCGACCCGCTGGCGGCCGATGGGTGGTACGACCCGCGTGCCGGCGTGGAGGCGCCGCGCGTGCTGGCCGCGCCGGCCACGGCGGCACCGGCGCTGGTGGTCGGCCCTGGGCGATCTGCCATCCAGGTGCTGCTGCCGCCGGCAGCCGAGTGGGCGCAGAACTACGACCTGCGCTTCGACGCGCGGGTCTGGTCGGGCGGTGCGCCGGCGCGCGGGCGGATGCTGATCGACTTTGGCTGGGCACAGGCCGAGCTGCCGTTCGAGGCCACGGCGCAGGCGCGTGCCCTGAGCGTGCGCACGTTCGTGCCGCTGTACTGCCCGTATGTGATCGTGGGGCTGTACGCCGACGCCGGCACGCTCTACGCCGACCAGCTGCGCGCCGAGAGTGGACGCCGGCCCGGTGTGATGCTGATCGACAACGGCGACCTGGCCACGCCGTCGGTAGGCAACGGCGCGCCGTACGCGCGGCTGGCCAGCTTCCTGCGGCTGCGCGAGCTGGGCTGGGCCTGGCGCAGCGGGCGCCTGCGCGAGCCGCCGCCGCTGGGCGGGCTACTGCTCGGGCGGATCTTCTTCAACTCGTTCTGGGGCCACTTCGGCTGGATGACCGTGTCGCTGGTGGGCGGCACACCCTGGGAGCCAGCGCTGTGGCTGGTGTGTGCGGCCGGGCTGCTGGGCGTGCTGGCGCGGCTGGTGGCCGGCCGCGAGCCGGCCTGGCGCCGGCACGCGCTGCTGCTGCTGCTGGCGGCGCTGGCGATCGGGCTGCTGCTGCCGCTGGCCAACGCCTACACCCAGACGCGCGACCAGGCGGTTCAGCAGGGGCGCTACCTGTTCCCGCTGCTGGTGCCGGCCGCGCTGCTGCTGACGCTGGGCTGGCGCGTGTGCCTGCCGGCGCGCTGGCGACCGGCCGGGCTGCTGCTGTGGGCCGGCGGCTGGGCCGCGCTGGCCTACGCGGCGCTCGCGCTGATCGGCCAGGCCTATTATTAG
- a CDS encoding glycosyltransferase family 4 protein, which produces MQIVLMNYAYDAGDATLDALLQRYESLTGWAESLLVAGAARVTVVQRYARDAELARNGVRYLFRADRRQPGMRLWSGARRINRVAAELRPDLVHVNGLLYPLPTCQLRGVLPRSAAIVVQDHGGVPGAGAQALKARVRRLAERAGLRAADAFLFTTGEQAWPWRTAGLIAPHQPVFEVIEGSRQIVRMPRELARARSGLRGDPALLWVGRLNANKDPLTVLDGFERVLAALPAARLAMAYQTDELLPELQARLARAPALAARVDLLGRWPHQRMAELLSAADLFVLGSHREGSGYALIEALACGAVPLVTDIPSFRAITDGGRLGQLWPPGDAATLARALLVLARRDLAPTRAAMAAHFERVLSWPAIGRRALAAYHEVLARRRSRGVAA; this is translated from the coding sequence ATGCAGATTGTGCTGATGAATTATGCCTACGACGCCGGCGACGCCACGCTCGATGCGCTGCTCCAGCGCTACGAGAGCCTGACCGGCTGGGCCGAGAGCCTGCTGGTGGCCGGCGCCGCGCGCGTGACCGTCGTGCAGCGCTATGCGCGCGACGCCGAGCTGGCGCGTAATGGCGTGCGCTACCTGTTTCGCGCCGATCGCCGGCAGCCTGGCATGCGGCTGTGGTCGGGCGCGCGGCGGATCAACCGGGTCGCGGCCGAGCTGCGGCCCGACCTGGTGCATGTGAACGGGCTGCTGTACCCGCTGCCGACCTGCCAGCTGCGCGGAGTGCTGCCGCGCAGCGCCGCGATTGTCGTGCAGGATCACGGTGGGGTGCCGGGCGCGGGCGCGCAGGCGTTGAAGGCGCGCGTGCGCCGGCTGGCCGAGCGGGCCGGGCTGCGCGCCGCCGACGCGTTCCTGTTCACCACCGGCGAGCAAGCCTGGCCCTGGCGCACGGCCGGCCTAATCGCGCCGCACCAGCCGGTGTTCGAGGTGATCGAGGGCAGCCGGCAGATCGTACGTATGCCGCGTGAGCTGGCGCGCGCCCGCTCGGGGCTGCGCGGCGACCCGGCGCTGCTGTGGGTGGGGCGCTTGAACGCGAACAAAGACCCGCTGACGGTGCTCGATGGCTTCGAGCGCGTGCTGGCGGCGCTGCCGGCTGCGCGCCTGGCCATGGCCTATCAGACCGACGAGCTGCTGCCCGAGCTACAGGCGCGCCTGGCCCGCGCCCCCGCGCTGGCTGCACGGGTCGATCTGCTCGGCCGCTGGCCGCACCAGCGCATGGCCGAGCTACTCAGCGCGGCCGACCTGTTCGTGCTGGGCAGCCACCGCGAGGGCAGCGGCTACGCCCTGATCGAGGCGCTGGCCTGCGGCGCCGTGCCGCTGGTCACCGACATCCCCTCGTTTCGGGCGATCACCGACGGCGGGCGGCTGGGCCAGCTATGGCCGCCCGGCGACGCCGCGACGCTGGCGCGCGCGCTGCTGGTGCTGGCCCGGCGCGACCTGGCGCCCACCCGTGCGGCCATGGCGGCACACTTCGAGCGCGTACTGAGCTGGCCCGCGATCGGCCGGCGCGCGCTGGCAGCCTATCACGAGGTGCTGGCCCGGCGCCGCAGCCGGGGGGTGGCCGCATGA
- a CDS encoding nucleotidyltransferase family protein, whose amino-acid sequence MQPQLDYPGMPRYTEALAGWLAAALAGAPLDLRAQTAGWDAGGWAALRWAIQVHGAAPLLHRALAPAAAALPPGLRAYLAEQHQLSGQRVALLLGELGALLDACRAAEVEVLALKGSLLATGYYAEPGLRPMSDLDLLVRPADEARLLAVLAGLGYQPRERHWKHLTLALPAGSGPVVYWHGDHPDNPRSLDLHTRLHERFLSLAYDLTDDAWAGSAPSLLLGRPARVLAPATLLHHLAIHATSDITDRRLRLLHLHDIALVARALSHADWQALVAGARRRRGERMIYPALLLAARYFTAVPPAVLAALRGGVPPALLQFLDASGAYECSFCNPAPLRIADHMRWFRPGWEQAAALRHQLIPDPGELAARFPQLARPGLLPLAYVRYGTEVGRWALRRVLGRPRNKLAHMRLGAAQQGHTAPERVLSAD is encoded by the coding sequence ATGCAACCACAGCTCGACTACCCCGGCATGCCGCGCTACACCGAGGCGCTGGCTGGCTGGCTGGCTGCCGCGCTTGCCGGCGCGCCGCTCGATCTCCGCGCGCAGACCGCCGGCTGGGATGCGGGTGGCTGGGCGGCCTTGCGCTGGGCGATCCAGGTACATGGCGCCGCGCCGCTGCTGCACCGCGCACTGGCGCCGGCGGCCGCTGCGCTGCCACCCGGCCTGCGCGCGTACCTGGCCGAGCAGCACCAGCTCAGCGGCCAGCGCGTCGCGCTGCTGCTGGGCGAGCTGGGCGCGCTGCTCGATGCCTGCCGCGCGGCCGAGGTAGAGGTGCTGGCGCTAAAGGGTAGCCTGCTGGCCACCGGCTACTATGCCGAGCCGGGCCTGCGGCCCATGAGCGACCTCGACCTGCTGGTGCGGCCGGCCGACGAGGCCCGGCTGCTGGCGGTGCTGGCCGGGCTGGGCTACCAGCCGCGCGAGCGCCACTGGAAGCACCTGACGCTTGCGTTGCCGGCCGGCAGCGGGCCGGTGGTGTACTGGCACGGCGACCACCCCGACAACCCGCGCAGCCTCGATCTCCACACGCGCCTGCACGAGCGCTTTCTGAGCCTGGCGTACGACCTAACCGACGACGCGTGGGCCGGCAGCGCGCCTTCGTTGCTGCTCGGGCGGCCGGCGCGCGTGCTGGCGCCGGCGACGCTGCTGCACCACCTGGCGATCCATGCCACCAGCGATATCACCGACCGGCGGCTGCGGCTGCTGCACCTGCACGACATCGCGCTGGTGGCGCGCGCGCTGAGCCACGCCGACTGGCAGGCACTGGTGGCGGGCGCGCGGCGGCGCCGTGGCGAGCGCATGATCTACCCCGCGCTGCTGCTGGCGGCGCGCTACTTCACGGCCGTGCCGCCGGCCGTGCTGGCCGCGCTGCGCGGCGGCGTGCCGCCCGCGCTGCTGCAGTTCCTCGATGCCAGCGGCGCCTATGAGTGCTCGTTCTGCAACCCGGCGCCGCTGCGTATTGCCGATCACATGCGCTGGTTCCGGCCGGGCTGGGAGCAGGCCGCCGCGCTACGCCACCAGCTCATCCCCGACCCTGGCGAGCTCGCGGCGCGTTTCCCGCAGCTGGCGCGGCCGGGTCTGCTGCCGCTGGCCTACGTGCGCTATGGCACCGAGGTGGGCCGCTGGGCGCTACGGCGCGTGCTGGGCCGGCCGCGCAACAAGCTGGCGCATATGCGCCTGGGCGCAGCGCAGCAGGGCCACACGGCGCCCGAGCGCGTGCTTTCGGCCGACTGA
- a CDS encoding glycosyltransferase family 39 protein, which produces MNVARATLPAHLAGALALVAFFGATLPYLGSFPLIGQDEPWIAAPAAKLATQGVYGDDLFAGYYGMEQRAYNFPPLFPLAEALAFRALGVGVWPARLVAVLCGAATLLLTYALGRRLFGGGVAALAAWLLIGLRLAYEHDASGVPLLDLARIARYDMAVPPLVLAALLCLVWAEQRGAGWRYVLSGALAGLATLAHLYGGFVLPIMGALLLWRGGPGLVRRPAPYLLALGCALALLPWALYIAQAPGLYAGQMLPEQARFRLWEPAFYLQSLLREPARYQRLLFDRQGLALWPRAGIWAALLGLPLASGLLLWQAIARRALAERLLLLALPLLALQLALLVNLKFYNYIALLLPFVALELAWLGAGLWRAVRRWPGRWGLAGRLGLGLLLALVLAEGALGVAQSLRRAAATSDYAAYTRRVGAAIPAGARVLALHQFWFGVYARGYEYRSIVLAFYLSDPAFYRPAPLPIDQALAQIAPEYLLVDQFMAPELRFDRPAAALEDQQRRQFRLYVEQHCGRVVAQIDDRDYGALTVYRLCP; this is translated from the coding sequence ATGAACGTGGCGCGCGCGACCCTGCCGGCGCACCTGGCCGGCGCGCTGGCGCTGGTGGCGTTCTTTGGCGCGACACTGCCATACCTGGGCAGCTTCCCGCTGATCGGGCAGGACGAACCCTGGATCGCCGCGCCGGCGGCGAAGCTGGCCACTCAGGGCGTGTATGGCGACGACCTGTTCGCCGGCTACTATGGCATGGAGCAGCGCGCCTACAACTTTCCGCCGCTGTTCCCGCTGGCCGAGGCGCTGGCGTTTCGGGCGCTCGGCGTGGGCGTGTGGCCGGCGCGGCTGGTGGCGGTGCTGTGCGGGGCGGCCACGCTACTGCTGACCTACGCGCTTGGCCGGCGGCTGTTCGGCGGCGGCGTGGCCGCGCTGGCGGCCTGGCTGCTGATCGGCCTGCGCCTGGCATACGAGCACGACGCCAGCGGCGTGCCGCTGCTCGACCTGGCGCGGATCGCGCGCTACGACATGGCCGTGCCGCCGCTGGTGCTGGCCGCGCTGCTGTGCCTGGTATGGGCCGAGCAGCGCGGCGCGGGCTGGCGCTATGTGCTGAGCGGTGCGCTGGCCGGCCTGGCCACGCTGGCGCATCTGTATGGCGGCTTCGTGCTGCCGATCATGGGCGCGCTGCTGCTGTGGCGCGGCGGGCCAGGCCTGGTGCGCCGGCCTGCGCCCTACCTGCTCGCGCTGGGGTGCGCGCTGGCGCTGCTGCCGTGGGCGCTGTATATCGCCCAGGCGCCGGGGCTGTACGCCGGCCAGATGCTGCCCGAGCAAGCACGCTTTCGGCTGTGGGAGCCGGCGTTCTACCTGCAGAGCCTGCTGCGCGAGCCGGCGCGCTACCAGCGGCTGCTGTTCGATCGCCAGGGCCTGGCGCTGTGGCCGCGCGCCGGGATCTGGGCCGCGCTGCTGGGGCTGCCGCTCGCGAGCGGGCTGCTGCTCTGGCAGGCAATCGCGCGCCGGGCGCTGGCCGAGCGGCTGCTGTTGCTGGCACTGCCGCTGCTGGCGCTGCAGCTGGCGCTGCTGGTGAACCTGAAATTCTACAACTACATCGCGCTGCTGCTGCCGTTCGTGGCGCTCGAGCTGGCATGGCTGGGGGCCGGGCTGTGGCGCGCGGTGCGGCGCTGGCCGGGCCGCTGGGGGCTGGCTGGGCGCCTGGGGCTGGGCCTGCTGCTGGCGCTCGTGCTGGCCGAGGGCGCGCTCGGCGTGGCGCAGAGCCTGCGGCGTGCGGCGGCCACCAGCGACTACGCGGCCTACACCCGGCGTGTCGGCGCGGCCATCCCGGCCGGCGCGCGGGTGCTGGCGCTGCACCAGTTCTGGTTCGGCGTGTATGCGCGCGGCTATGAATATCGCTCGATCGTGCTGGCGTTCTACCTGTCCGACCCGGCGTTCTACCGGCCGGCGCCGCTGCCGATCGACCAGGCGCTGGCGCAGATCGCGCCTGAGTACCTGCTGGTCGACCAGTTCATGGCGCCCGAGCTGCGCTTCGACCGGCCGGCGGCTGCGCTTGAAGACCAGCAGCGCCGGCAGTTTCGGCTGTATGTCGAGCAGCACTGCGGCCGCGTGGTGGCGCAGATCGACGACCGCGACTATGGCGCGCTGACGGTCTACCGGCTGTGCCCGTAG
- a CDS encoding glycosyltransferase codes for MKIAMVVPGGFDPSGQQRVIPALLWLAERLARRHELHVFALDGVAYDYMLGSVCVHALQARPGLPGLPAAARWAKLRRALAAIGRPDVLHGFWAGSSGVLAGLAGRRLGVPVVLSIGGGELVWLPEAGYGGQGSWRGRTQAHLALRLARVVTAGSRYAARPLAGRVPVAIVPLGAEAARFAAPVARAPGPPWRLLHIASINRVKDQATLLQALRLIADQIPDVRLDWVGEDTLGGALQRMCAGLGLAGQVRLHGFLPSEQLAPLYAAAHLHLLSSRHESQAVVVGEAAAAGLPTVGTAVGVLAELAPAAAAAVPVGDAAGLAAAALVLLRDNQRREALGRAAQAWARAHDADWTAAQFEAIYRRL; via the coding sequence ATGAAGATTGCCATGGTGGTGCCGGGCGGGTTCGACCCAAGCGGGCAGCAGCGTGTGATCCCGGCGCTGCTGTGGCTGGCCGAGCGGCTGGCGCGCCGGCACGAGCTACACGTGTTCGCGCTCGATGGCGTGGCATACGACTACATGCTCGGCAGTGTGTGCGTCCACGCGCTGCAGGCGCGGCCCGGCCTGCCGGGGCTACCTGCGGCCGCACGCTGGGCAAAGCTGCGCCGTGCGCTCGCCGCGATTGGCCGGCCCGATGTGCTGCACGGCTTCTGGGCCGGCAGCAGCGGTGTGCTGGCCGGCCTGGCCGGGCGCCGGCTGGGGGTGCCGGTTGTGCTGAGCATTGGCGGTGGCGAGCTGGTGTGGCTACCCGAGGCCGGCTATGGCGGGCAGGGCAGCTGGCGCGGGCGCACGCAGGCACACCTGGCGTTGCGGCTCGCGCGGGTAGTGACCGCCGGCAGCCGCTATGCCGCCCGGCCGCTCGCCGGCCGCGTGCCTGTCGCGATCGTGCCGCTCGGCGCCGAGGCCGCGCGCTTCGCCGCGCCGGTGGCCCGCGCGCCCGGCCCGCCCTGGCGGCTGCTGCATATCGCGAGCATCAACCGCGTCAAAGACCAGGCCACGCTGCTGCAGGCGCTGCGGCTGATCGCCGACCAGATACCCGACGTGCGGCTCGACTGGGTGGGCGAAGACACGCTGGGCGGCGCGCTGCAGCGGATGTGCGCCGGGCTCGGCTTAGCGGGGCAGGTGCGCCTGCATGGCTTTCTGCCGAGCGAGCAGCTGGCGCCGCTGTACGCGGCCGCGCACCTGCACCTGCTGAGCTCGCGCCACGAGAGCCAGGCGGTGGTGGTGGGCGAGGCCGCCGCCGCCGGGCTGCCGACTGTCGGTACCGCCGTGGGCGTACTGGCCGAGCTGGCGCCGGCAGCGGCGGCGGCCGTGCCGGTGGGCGATGCGGCCGGGCTGGCGGCGGCCGCACTGGTGCTGCTGCGCGACAATCAGCGGCGCGAGGCGCTCGGCCGCGCCGCGCAGGCCTGGGCGCGCGCACACGACGCTGACTGGACGGCAGCGCAGTTCGAGGCGATCTATCGCCGTTTGTGA
- a CDS encoding sigma-70 family RNA polymerase sigma factor: MSDHAETDQIPQLVDHLFRHQAGQVIAMLARMLGPQQLDLAEDVLQETLLKALRHWPYRGVPSNPAAWITRVAKNHALDLLRRERNHEQPQLAEPAAPTPAIEADELPDDMLRLMFTCCHPAISREARVALTLKALGGFGVPELARAFLVPEATIAQRLVRAKKTIREQRIALELPAPHELPARLDSLLDVLYLLFNEGYGAAQGDTLLRCDLCAEAIRLTAIVVRHPACDTPRVHALLALFLLQAARLPGRTDAAGDLLVLEEQDRSRWDRRLIALGLAALDRATSGPDLSTYHLQAGIAALHAVAPSYAATDWPQILAQYDALAAITPDPVVALNRAVVLAIVAGPSAGLAALEQIRTQPGMPGYYLLHASSGAFHQRAGRPRQALADYQRALALTANAAERRFLQRKIAECM; this comes from the coding sequence ATGAGCGATCACGCCGAAACAGACCAAATCCCACAGCTGGTCGACCACCTGTTCCGCCATCAGGCCGGCCAGGTGATCGCCATGCTGGCGCGTATGCTTGGCCCGCAGCAGCTTGATCTGGCCGAGGACGTGCTGCAAGAGACGCTGCTCAAGGCGCTGCGCCACTGGCCATACCGCGGCGTGCCAAGCAACCCGGCCGCCTGGATCACGCGCGTGGCCAAGAACCACGCGCTCGACCTGCTGCGCCGTGAGCGCAACCACGAGCAGCCGCAGCTGGCCGAGCCGGCCGCCCCCACGCCTGCGATCGAGGCCGATGAGCTGCCCGACGATATGCTGCGGCTCATGTTCACCTGCTGCCACCCGGCGATCTCGCGCGAGGCCCGCGTGGCGCTCACGCTCAAGGCGCTCGGCGGCTTTGGCGTGCCCGAGCTGGCGCGCGCCTTCCTGGTGCCCGAGGCCACCATCGCCCAACGGCTGGTGCGCGCGAAGAAGACCATCCGCGAGCAACGCATCGCGCTCGAGCTGCCGGCCCCGCACGAGCTGCCGGCCCGGCTCGATTCGCTGCTCGATGTGCTCTACCTGCTGTTCAACGAAGGCTACGGCGCCGCCCAGGGCGACACCCTGCTGCGCTGCGATCTGTGCGCCGAGGCCATCCGCCTGACGGCGATCGTCGTGCGCCACCCGGCCTGCGATACGCCCAGGGTCCACGCGCTGCTGGCCTTGTTTCTGCTACAGGCCGCGCGCCTACCCGGCCGAACCGATGCCGCCGGCGACCTGCTGGTGCTCGAGGAGCAGGATCGCAGCCGCTGGGATCGCCGCCTGATCGCCCTGGGCCTGGCCGCGCTCGACCGCGCGACCAGCGGCCCTGATCTGAGCACCTACCACCTGCAGGCCGGTATCGCCGCGCTCCACGCCGTGGCGCCTAGCTACGCCGCCACCGACTGGCCGCAGATCCTCGCGCAGTACGACGCGCTGGCCGCGATCACGCCAGACCCGGTGGTAGCACTCAACCGTGCGGTGGTGCTGGCCATAGTGGCTGGCCCAAGCGCCGGGCTGGCTGCGCTCGAGCAGATCCGCACCCAGCCGGGCATGCCGGGCTATTACCTGCTGCACGCCAGCTCGGGCGCGTTTCACCAGCGCGCCGGCCGGCCCCGGCAGGCGCTGGCCGACTACCAGCGCGCACTCGCGCTCACCGCCAACGCGGCCGAGCGCCGCTTCCTACAGCGCAAAATTGCCGAGTGCATGTAG
- a CDS encoding aminotransferase class V-fold PLP-dependent enzyme: protein MLDPTPYRSLFPITERLAFFNHAGVSPLNTRAVAAMHELNQQAAHSSFGELRQATTDRLNDLRQRFATLVNARSIDEIVLMPNTATGVNTAALSLPLRPGDNVLVLEGDYPANIYPWMNLAHRGVLTKFVPQKHGGLDLDLLVSRIDSHTRVIAMSTVVFATGFRNDMVSVGRICKERGIFFAVDGIQSLGALPFDVQAAQVDFLSAGSQKWLLGPIGAGFLYVRHELLDQLIPGAYVGAASTVDPWNFLDYNFTLQPTAERFSLGSQNFVGMYGLHASLALIQEVGIEQVAERVLMLAGTAIGDLQERGFKLAASTAPEHRSGIVIVEVADPAATANTLEQAGIICIPRGKGVRIAPHFYNTEEEILRIGHVLAAM from the coding sequence ATGCTTGACCCGACTCCCTATCGCAGCCTGTTTCCGATCACCGAGCGACTGGCGTTCTTCAACCACGCCGGCGTGTCGCCGCTAAACACGCGCGCCGTCGCGGCCATGCACGAGCTTAACCAGCAGGCCGCGCACAGCTCGTTCGGCGAGCTGCGCCAGGCCACCACCGACCGGCTGAACGACCTGCGGCAGCGCTTCGCCACGCTGGTGAATGCACGCTCGATCGATGAGATTGTGCTGATGCCAAACACCGCCACCGGGGTCAACACCGCCGCGCTGAGCCTGCCGCTGCGCCCCGGCGACAACGTGCTGGTGCTCGAGGGCGACTACCCGGCCAACATCTACCCGTGGATGAATCTGGCCCACCGCGGCGTGCTGACCAAGTTCGTGCCGCAAAAGCACGGCGGCCTCGACCTCGACCTGCTGGTGTCGCGGATCGATAGCCACACCCGCGTGATCGCCATGAGCACGGTCGTATTCGCCACTGGCTTCCGCAACGACATGGTGTCGGTCGGGCGGATCTGCAAAGAGCGCGGGATCTTCTTCGCGGTCGATGGCATCCAGTCGCTCGGCGCGCTGCCGTTCGACGTACAGGCAGCCCAGGTCGACTTCCTGTCGGCCGGGTCGCAGAAGTGGCTGCTCGGGCCGATCGGTGCCGGCTTCCTGTATGTGCGCCACGAGCTGCTCGACCAGCTGATACCCGGCGCGTACGTTGGTGCGGCCAGCACGGTCGACCCCTGGAACTTCCTGGATTATAATTTTACGCTCCAGCCCACCGCCGAGCGCTTCAGCCTCGGCTCGCAGAATTTCGTCGGCATGTACGGCCTGCACGCCAGCCTGGCGCTGATCCAGGAGGTAGGCATCGAGCAGGTGGCCGAGCGCGTGCTGATGCTCGCCGGCACCGCCATCGGCGATCTGCAGGAGCGGGGCTTCAAGCTGGCGGCCAGCACCGCGCCCGAGCACCGCTCGGGGATTGTGATTGTCGAAGTGGCCGACCCGGCCGCGACCGCCAATACCCTCGAGCAGGCCGGTATCATCTGCATCCCCCGCGGCAAGGGCGTGCGCATCGCGCCACACTTCTACAACACCGAGGAAGAGATCCTGCGCATCGGCCACGTGCTCGCGGCTATGTAA